The genomic segment CACGTGGAATTAGGGGATTGGTGCCATACATGGGATCACTGAAATTCATGGTGGGGTTGTGGTATAAAGCACCAATGCCTTTGTGCCATGTGGTTGGCCAGCAGTCtggagcctttttttttttttttaataaggaaTCCAGTAAAACTCCATCAAACAAGTGCTTTGGTTTGCATCTACAAATGAGCATACCATTTACTAGGCTTCAGGTTTTCTTATATTTAGACTAATTTTGCTACTTTAAGGAATAATGGTGGAGAGCCACCCTCTGCAGTCAAATCCATATACTCTCCCAGAAAAAGCACCAATGAAAAAGAGGAGCCAACCGGGTGAATGAAGTCCCGTTGACACTAATAGTATAGTCTACAAAACAATTTAAGCTAGACAGCAACAGGTTAGAGACAATGGCCTGTAAAATCAAAGAAGGTGCTTTTGAAGGATGAACAAGTTGGAAAAGTAATGCAACTTAAAATTAGGTCAATGATTATGCCATCAACTGTAAGGTAGTCTGAATGGAGTCCTGATTTCAGACCGAGATttggaaaaatatatagaatttgatatttaaacatatccataccaaaaaaaaagaaaaataaatatgttcAGGAATATCAAGTTGTCATAAAGTTGAGAAATTAAGAGCAATACCTGGTCTGTCTCGTATAGAAGAAAATCCTCTATAGCTTTTCTAAAACCATCATTCAAAATGTAGTGACAACTGTATGTTGTCACAGGAAGGTAACCCCTCTGAATCTTATGCTCCCCTTGTGCTCCTGCCTCCACTTTACTCAGTTTTAACTCTATAGCTGCTTCAATTGCCTATAAGATGATCCAGATTGCAATGAGCGAACAACAATAATGTTTGAGGTGTTAATGgtgaattttgcagatgaataTTTCCTCTGCGATGAATTATTGCATTATATATATTCCTTATCTACCAAATCAATGTATTATAGGCTTTCTATCACATAGGAATACTAGTACAACCTTGCAGGGAGGTGCATAGGATGCATCTGTGAGTCAGGTCTGGGTGGCCTTACcttttaaaaagaagaaaatgcatTTTAAACCCAGAGTTTCAGCCTGTCCTGAAGAATGATTCTTTACCTCTCCAATTGGCTCATAATACACATCAACCCAATAGGACTCAAGGCATATGCCTATTAACTGCTCAGTTGTTAGCGCAATGAGAAGGCACAGGGATCATACTGAGACAATGCCTTCTGatggcttatatttggtttaggGGAAGGAAAAAAGCCTCAATCTGTTATTCTTGCATTTTTTCAgcaaggactggctaagaaactTCAGTAAAAGACTTtaatttcatttcttgcacaagcTCAATTTAGTACCTACAGTTACACTTACTTTGCCCAATTCTACAGCTAGACTGAGCAGCCATTCCACATTTGACTGGGGGTAAAAACGTTTACCTGATAATAACAGGCTTCAAAATGCAAATTTGGAAAATAGGCATGCGGTAGACACCCCCATAGGCGACCAAACAAAGTATCCCCTCCAATAAGGTTAAGAGCTCCAGCAACAAGTTCATTCCCATCTTCCGCAACAATAAGCAGTACATGGTCTCCCATCTTTGATCCCATGTTGTGAAAGAAGTCCTTCGTTAGAAAAGCCCTACCCCATCTACAGATAAATCAAAAGGCCATAAATTGATATGAAACTATAATCCATTTCTAAAACAGCCTATAGAAAATCGAACTACAGATTGATTCTACAATTTgtaagacaaagaagaaaaagactgCAAGCAGAAGTGGGAATGCAGATGGCTGATCAGACTCCTGTGTGGAAATTTCTCACATACCATCTGGACCTGATTTTTCTCAGCAAGGTAAAATCAATATCACCATAATGAAGTCAGGCTTTAATACATCAGACTTACCAACATATCATATCAACTAATCAGATAAAGTATTGCAAGTCTATATCAAGTTtgggagaaaataaaataagagcAGTGGGCCTtataacaaacaaaaaaacaaacaaacatctTTAACACTGTATAATCAGCCAAGAACACTTGAATAGGAAAAGACTCAAAGAAATAACATCAGAAGATGTCGAGAAGAACCAAACTTGTTATCTGTTGTGCTGCGGTAGAACTTATAGAAAGAATCCCAGTGTTTAGCCTGCAATCACATAATTAGGCAAAAAATACAGTAAGAACTTAGTGCGTGCCACTTCTCACCAGTGTAATAAAGGTAAAGGGACTGAAAATCATACAGGCTGCAACTAAAAACAACATTTCTAGAGAAAAACTTCATATTAAGAGTTCAGTCATACAAAACATAAGCAAGGTAGATGTAGATATGGTGTATATATATAGGGACATGCATGCAGGTGATGATAATACATAAGCAAACTATAATGGAAAGAAAGCAAATACAAGGCCTTCGATTTTGTATTTTCGTgatgaaaactatttaaaattGGCAACCTTATCCATTTATATTACAGAGTCAAGCTTAACATTATCGCATAACAATTGACCAGTAGATACCTTTATTTCATCACCACGAAGGCGTTTAATTTCCAAGTTCTGCACAGAAATCTGCAAGAGAAATTTCAGACAGAAAGTTAACTTGCAAAACCAAGAAGCTAAGAAATGATGGGTCAAATCTATCTGGGATGTAACATGAGTAATACTTGCAACTTCCAAGATTTTCGCTTATATTCAGTTATCATATGACGAGTTAAAAAATTTGACAGACTAATGGAAAGGACATGATCATGAGCAAAGAACTTTCTAACAAATTGATATATCTTTAAGTTCAGTTAACAGACTATTGGAAGGAAATGATCATGAGCAAAAAACTTTCTTACAAATTGTTGTATCTCTAAGTTCAGTTATTCAGTTATGCTTGCTGTTGTTATGTTTTCATCTGTGGGAGCCAATTATGATTTAAAAGAAGAGCTCTATTCTTCTGCTTTTCCTTACAGTTATTACTCCTATACCTTTAACTGCTGGATTTTTGCATAGCAAAATCAGTTTCGCGCTGCAACTAGATTTGACTACTCTAAAACTGGCTGCTTTTCGATCATTTTGATCTCCTAAAATCTCTTAAATCTTAAAACAAACATGAAACAATGTGAACTCAATGTTCCTTAATTgctttattcaaattcctataAAATCACTTAACCTGAAAACCCTAAAGCCATAAAATCACTAATTAAAAAACTTTTTATTTCAACCAAGAAACCCTAGGACAACTTTCCACTGATCATTAAATTCACAGTCAATTTAAATCTTTTCACATTTTTGCAGCATACTAGCAAACCCTTGACTTCATCTTAACAGCTAATTGCTTGGCCTACTGCTGCTTATGTGCACCCCTTAGGCTCCTATAATCTTGCATCACATGTCAATTGCACACATACAAGCACTTGGACTAAGGTGTACTTGGAGATAACATAAAAGAAGGAAATGATATGTTTATTTACATATAGTACAAAGGAAAAACAGATTTCATCTGATAAAGATTGGTGAAAGTACCAGTTAGTATTGGTGCATACCGATCGTATCGGTACTGAACCGGTACATGGAATAGGGGGTGTACCAATACTCGATATGCCAAACCAGGTACCGTACTAGGCGTCCATCACTGTAATAGGAGTGTAGCGGTATGGAGTCCGATACTAAGATGGCGAACCTTGGGTGAAACCCAGAGCAAATGGAAAAGGAAACATGAAGCCATCACCAATTTAATGACATAATGTGAGCAATTGTCGAAATAGTAATGACTGAAGGCTGTGAATTTGATTAGCAACTAgatattaattcaaatttggattctACAATCATAATGTAGGATCCAACACATTGACCACCCCAGTTAAAACCAATTTTGCAATGAATAATTTAACAGCTGGATAATGTTTGCCAAAATAAATAGTTTTCTAGATGGATGAGTAGCAAACTCAgaaaaattatttattcaatTTTCACTAATAGAGAGTAAAGTATGAGAAACAGGGAAGGAACTAAATAAGGCTTCCAGAATACAACAATGGTTTCTAATCAACCGTACATGCTAGACCAATCACTAATAATAACCAAAGTAATTGTCATGCTAGTTAATGCACATAGAATCAGTATaagatatttatatgttcaAGTTCTAAACAGTATTGTTCATATCAAAGAAGAATTTGATACAATTACTAATTCATGAGATATCAATGAAGGTCTAGTTGGGCAACACCTACCTTTTTTCGCTCTTGCCTGATATTTTTTCGTTTACTTTGCTTCATATCCATCAGGAACTCGTCAAAACTACAACAAGAAACAAAGAGACAAGACTCACTTAAGGTCATAATTATTATGTCCCAGATGATGTATCAGGGCATATGGGTAAAACATAAACTACAATTTTCATTTGTAGCTTGTTGAATATTTATAAGGAAAATATacaaccttttttttaaaaaaaaatccaataaatAAATCACTTCCACCTTTATAATGAAGATTAAGGAATAAAGATATTGGGTCCACCCAAGAATGTAAAATTATGCCATACATGAATATATGAGAGAGGAGCAATCCAGTCAGAAAACAGTTTACAAATAGCAATCACCCTTCTTTTGTCTTGGCCTACAATGGTCTAcaataataagaaatattttaagTTTACAACTTAAACTCTAACATGCATATAAATAGAGATACATATATAGGATATTTTTGTATGCAAACAAAATGAGTGAATTGATTAAGAGGAACCCACTAGTATAACTCTATTCTTCATTAGTAGCAAGCACAAACAAACAGCAGAAGTCAGACTAAAAGGAAATCTTTTTAACTTACTTCTTATAATTGCGATTTTTCCAATGATACTGCATCCCTATTCTCTGCAAGAACCCGTCATTCTTCAATTTGTGCCATTCATTTTCAGATGGAAAAGTCACATGTAATGATGAAACCTGGAGCTGTCAGTGTTTAAACAACCACAATTAACCATCCACAGCAGTTCCACCTGAGGTGTTCCATTCTCTTAAAAGACAGATGCTGTCTTATCAAAAAGGAAGGCACTAACTATATAACTGAAAGCATGTCTGTTGAGCACAAGTTCTGACGAAGTAGTGCTTCAGAAGATTGAATGTTCTACCTTATGAAACAGTTAAGTCTTATCAGGAAGGTTTTAGGTATAATCAAAAGTATTGTAAATAAAATCTATGTGAAAACTTATTTCCTTGATTttcttgtgaatttttatttgaaagtATAATCAAGCTTTATAAAAGTGTTAGAAGAAAAAGATGCAAATATAAGGAAAATAAGAAATCTTTGTAGAAAACCATGAAGCATAGAAAGCCAATATAAATGCAAAATTGTTGGCAGAACCAACTTTGACAAATGCATAGATCCTTCAAACAGCTTAGTGGAACACAGTgaaacaaaagaagagagaaggaaattCTAAAACAGCTCAAAAATAATGAATTCTAGGAAATTCTAGGAAGATAATTCATGAGACTAAGCATAAATCTAAGAGAGTATGCAAGAAACACATCATTTATGTCTTTCATGATAATGAACCCCTCCAATGCTGGCATCTAAGCATTCTCACTTTCGATGATACAGAGATTACCCCAGGACAAGGTTCCAGATGAACCATATAATGTAGCCAATTTCTTCTAGTAACAGAAATAATGAATTCCAGTCACTGTTAACAGCCGATCAAACAGCtatttgattttccaaattatAGCAACACTTTAGTAAATGATGATAATGACTAACTTATTATGAGCCTCAAACTCAGATACTGTCAGATTGATTCTAGCAAGTTAATGAAAAACAGATACAATTTGCAATGACAAAAAAATGACAATTGGCTTGCCAGGATGTCTCATATGTTTCAGTGGAGATCTCAGAATGAACTCTTAAACTTCACCCTAAGCTAAGATCAAATTGAAACAAAAAGAATTTTAACTTTCTACCATTTGGTCTTGGGAGACAGAGATAAGGTTATTGGAAGTCTGGAACCATCTCACCAGGCACTTAATATGGATATAAACCCAAGATGTACATATAGAACTGAAACACATACTTTAAATGATATATTCCAAGTAAAATGCATgcataaaaaagttaaaaagttGAAAATGACGGAATGAAAATTCATATGTCGTGACATTCAGAACTACAAACTTTGACTATTTAATATGTTTAGCATCTTTTCATCTCTTGACCATCAATGTTTGTCATCAGAACTACAAGCTTTGCCTATTTTAACATGTTTCAACATCTTTTCATCTCTTGACTATCACTTTTTGTGCTGCACtataaaatatttctataaaaaatCCAACATaattagatttaaaaaaaataataagagaaaaagaataaatttataAAGTCATCCTTAAATAAAAGGGATAGAACTTTATGGTAATATTTGTGGTTACAAAAGGATATTTAGCAGACCAAAATCATAGGGAATCTGTAAATTTATCAATGATATTTAATGGACTTCAAGAGCTGCATACTACATGCGAAAGTGCAAGTGCATTAATTTCATGCAATACCTTAGAAGTTAGGTCCTTGAGTGCCGTAACTAACATGTCAAACACCTGATCCCTATACCAAGTGTTACGAACTAATATTCTCTGGCCAGTTACTGGAGTAAAAGGTACACACGACTGTAGCTTTGGATAGTATTGAGAACCATATCTATAATAAGCATCAGCCCATGAATGGTCAAAAACAAATTCTCCATATGAGTGGCTGCAAATTCAGATCACAATAGTTAGCCATCAGGACAGAAAAAGGGAACTAAAAGTTATACATGAATGATCTAACATACATTTTCAAGACAAAAAGATCAAAGAACTGAAAGCTTGTCGATGTTAAACCTTTTAAGATAAAGTGGAACAAcacctaaaatatttttattttcatcctGAGCAACAACATGCTGAGGTAACCATCCTGTTTCCTGAAATGGGTCCAGATAAATAATTATAACCCAGATAACTAAATAAAGTTAAGATAATTGCTGGATCTTGATACTTTATGCTCTGCTGATGGAGCAAAACAACAGATTGGAATTCCTATTGACAGTTTAATTAGTAATAAATGATAAAGATGAAAGGATATCAAAGACATGTTATGGCCATAGTGCTAACCTTCACTGCGCATCCTGATTCCTCTAAGCACGAAAGAAAAGCATGAGTAAGAAAAGGATTAAACTTTTCAGGGCCAGTCGCATCAACAGCACATGCATCCCAATCCTTTGAAGAAATCACAGAAATTGATGAGACAACCGAAATGGATATTTCCTGTGGCTTCATCTCATTGGCTGATATGCCCTATACAAAAGAATGATTCAACAATATCACATATAACATGAGAAAAGCCTTGGAAAATGACATTAATACACCCCTGGCTCTCACAAGATGAACAACATAATAACACCTCTGGTGCTGACCCTATCAGAGTAAATTCCCCCAAGGAAGGATTCAAGTTCCGTGGCTCTGCTGTCCTCCTAGGCCCCCAAAATATTGCAGCAACCTTGTATGGAGACAACATACTATGGGAACTTTGTCGGTAGAATGGATTGTCCtacaattaaagaaaataaaaagctaAAGTACTTGGTAAATTGGCAATTGACAAGACTACATGATGTGCATTAAACATATGTTCCATACAGAATGACCGAGGTtatttgcataaattcatgggtattaaAATAGAAATCACACAAACACTAATATCCCCTAATTATGCACCCCTCTAAATATGTTATTGCTGCTATCCCGGCAATAATAGTATTTTTGCCTGGAATAAATTCATGGATATTAACATGGCCATTATTTTTCTGctattacaaaataaaggatatcatAAAAATAAATGTTATTTTCTGAATTGACAACAGTTCAGTTTGAAAAGGAAATGTTATTTTTAAACAGACAAATTACGGATATATCAACTagccgcttttttttttttggaaaaaaaatgaagagaccCCAACGCCCTCTCCCAAATCCCCCTAACCCCAAAAATCCTGGTGAAGGTGGGATTTGATCCCGGTCATTTGGTACAACTACTGCATACTTTAGCAGCTAGTTATGTATATCAAATGGACCTTCAAAACCTTTATGCCAGCACCATAACATTGTAACAACAATTAATTCATAAGAAAACGTTACCCAGTCCATTATTATGAGATTTATACTAAACTAATCggctagaatttttttttttaaaaaaaaagattttaggAATAACTAGGGAGCTCCTCTGAGGGGTTCAACTGAGTGGCCCTGGTTCTATCAAAGCATAGATGTTAATATCTTATCTTATCCTCGGTTTCAGTAACCGGTGTTCATTAAATTCAATTTAAAACAAATTTCCCATTCCAGAAATTTCCCTCTTTAAACACCCGATTCCTTTCCTACTAATTAGAGAAGAAATAAAGAGTAACAATTACATAAAAGGTACCAAATtccatcaagaacgaagaatcGATTATTCAATAATTCTTTCCAAATTCTAGAATTAGGGTAAATTCTAGAATTAAGGCAAGATCTCTACGGCTTAACATCAGAATCGCAAGGAGAAGAAGGCAGAGGCATCAGAATACATCACAGATATTAGATTACAAGACCATATATTAGAAGGCGAAAATATTAAAGGAAATAGTTGGATTAAATGCTTACGCGACCGCGAAGCGGCAGGCCGAGAAAGGGCGAGAGGCGATGCGTCGCGGAGGCCACCATGGCGGGAGACGAGATCGGAGGAGCGAAGAGCGGagtggaataaaggaaaagaaattgTTTAATTAAAATTCATGGGAATATATTTAAGCCACGTGGCGTGCTCGCGATCACCGAGCGGGGCTATCGCCTGGGAAAGCATAACCATGACTGagaaaacattttcctttgatgATGggtgaaaatttaaaaaaaaaagatactgcTCAAATTTCTGGTATCTGCTAAGTATTGGTGTAATAGCATAACAAAAGGCCTTCACAACCATTATAATGTTATAGCATATATTATCTTAAACTTTGGTCATCAGTTACAGATATTTGGATGGAGGATGATCTGTCCACAGTTATAAGTTGGCTTGATGATAAAGGGGTCTCTCTTCATCTTTGCATCTCCAGATTTTTTTCTCTCAAATCGCAAGGCATTCCTTGCATGCTTCTCATATTTACTAGGATTGTTTGGCAGGCTAATTGTCTCCACTAGCTAAAGGTGTGTGTACTCATCGAACACTGATGTTCGGTATTGATTCGTCTATAGCTCAAAGATCTATGAACTAGTTCGTGCTAcatttttttctctcccttcatccttatttgtTTGACTATTTCATGTTTCGAATTTTCTACGGTTACGACAATTTCGAAGAttaatcattatttttattctgCACAAAAAAGAATTATCCTGCTCGATTCATTGATTCATGAAAAGATACTGACCTTCTGGGTCTACATgagctggtgctttttctaaagGATGATGGTCCTAGAGGACGCTCTTCCCTGTCCAACTCCGATATAATCTGGCTTCGCTTCATTCGGCCTAAAACATTCGTCTTTCGTCAATCTAATTCGGTCGAGCTACCATGTCAAGATCCAAATTCGAATTGGTTCCTGGTCCTGGTTAGAGACCACTGTGTTCGCGCGAGATGAATTTAGTTCCAGCTTTTTTCAATACGGTTAAGTTCAAGCTTCAAAAGGCAGGCCAAGTACTGCAGCTTGTTCTACAGCTAAATAACCTAGACTAGGTTTCGAGAGCTGCTGGGGAATTGATTAGAGCTCCACTTGTAACTAGGAGTCTGTGCGGGTTTGATTTTTTCtctcttgaaaaaaaataactttGATATAACTCTCATTGGAAGAGAGAGGAGATTTTTGTATAACAAAGTCATTCATGTGTgctcagtgaaaatcctgcaaCTGATAAAACAAGAACCTCACCCCAACACCTGATACAACGTAGTTTACAACTCCAACATCAGAAATGTTcatcagaaaacaaaaaactCCAACATCAGAAATGAAAATAGACGAGTGTAATTATCTATGGATGTGGCACAACAGATGGTTAGTCTCAAGGGCAAAACAAAGAGGAACTGCATCAGCTGGTTTCCTGATGTTGCCACATAGTTGGGCCACTGTTACCAAAGAGACAAGGCCATAACAAAAAGAGTATATTAATGCAACATTCATCGCCGACAGCCAGTCGAAGACTAAGCCAAATATACAAACCAGTGGAAGGATATTGCTACGTTCGATAATCCACACAAACGGAAAGATGTATAAATACCAAAGGCAAATCCTGTGGATTCTTAACTGCTGGTTTTAGATAATTAGATTAACTGCACCACACATAGGGCCCCAGATTTATGTACAAGTTCAAAAGAATGAGATATGTACAAGACCTCGACAGAAAATAAAAGCCAATTTTTTTTGGTTACAATATGAGCCAGCCTTGAATCAGCGCTCTACTACCTCTTGGTTAGTGAGCAAGGCCATGTTCCAAAACCCAGATCTGTTTAGGTCCCAAGGTCTATATCAAAAGACAAATCAGGTCAGAAATTATTGCCATGCAAACAAACAGCAGTTCATCCTATATTGAGAGCAAATTCCTCCTTGCAGTGCCCTCTATAACTATCAACCATATACGAAGCCATCCTTGACAAAAATTCTTGCAGGGATGGTCTTGTCTACCCTGTAAACATCAAATATATGTTCTAGCATTTAACAAAATTTATCTCAGTATTCAGTCCATCCACTGGACTGAAAATTTGCAGTAATGTATTTCAACCATCTAAAGATATAAAGCTCTTTTCGTTGTAAGTGTAGGAAAGCTAAACATGATGTGCTACCAAACAATTGACTGCAGATTATTAAAGCTCTTGTATCAATCAAAGTAATATAATTCTCCTGAAAAAATATGGAACACATCAAAATGTCACATGGAGCAAATTCAACAATTGATGTTTAAACTCAGTTCCTTCCAAGCAGATTTTGAGCTCGCAAATGGACCTTCATCCACctcaaaagaaaaggggaaaaacaTACGGGAGGGTAAAACTCACTttaaaaatatgtatatataataataatagcaGCAATTTTGACAAACCAAGGGGAAGAGAAACTTGCACCACTGCTTCCTTAGCCTACTTGTGAGGGTTGAAATGTGGGAACAGTCCAAGAATGTGCTCTGGCACGAAGTCATGCCGCGTAAGAATTCCGACAATGGGAGGCCTCTGCAAGCAAACATCTATCAATTTTAAGGAGATCATTGAAGCACATTAACTGGTTTTTGGAGAACTTTAACTGGTGCTTTGGTAAACAGAATGCGTGTATACAGAAGAAGATGCACATCTAACATCAAACTTAAGACGTTACTGAAGCTTCCCAGTTTAACACAAAGTGCAAACCAACTTCCAAAAAGAGAGATGTCAAAATAAACGTGAACAGAGGACCAAGAAGAGCTATTAGTGAAGACCATTCTCATCCCTATTCTTAGGATGCGGGAGAGTATACaatgaaaataattaaagtgCCCGAACTTAATTTTTCCATCAACATACAATACCTTCCTTTTCCAAATAGAAATTCAGATACGAATTAACCA from the Phoenix dactylifera cultivar Barhee BC4 chromosome 14, palm_55x_up_171113_PBpolish2nd_filt_p, whole genome shotgun sequence genome contains:
- the LOC103704787 gene encoding uncharacterized protein LOC103704787 isoform X1, producing the protein MVASATHRLSPFLGLPLRGRDNPFYRQSSHSMLSPYKVAAIFWGPRRTAEPRNLNPSLGEFTLIGSAPEGISANEMKPQEISISVVSSISVISSKDWDACAVDATGPEKFNPFLTHAFLSCLEESGCAVKETGWLPQHVVAQDENKNILGVVPLYLKSHSYGEFVFDHSWADAYYRYGSQYYPKLQSCVPFTPVTGQRILVRNTWYRDQVFDMLVTALKDLTSKLQVSSLHVTFPSENEWHKLKNDGFLQRIGMQYHWKNRNYKNFDEFLMDMKQSKRKNIRQERKKISVQNLEIKRLRGDEIKAKHWDSFYKFYRSTTDNKWGRAFLTKDFFHNMGSKMGDHVLLIVAEDGNELVAGALNLIGGDTLFGRLWGCLPHAYFPNLHFEACYYQAIEAAIELKLSKVEAGAQGEHKIQRGYLPVTTYSCHYILNDGFRKAIEDFLLYETDQVKHVMNLIHDSGPFKEGID
- the LOC103704787 gene encoding uncharacterized protein LOC103704787 isoform X2, with the translated sequence MKPQEISISVVSSISVISSKDWDACAVDATGPEKFNPFLTHAFLSCLEESGCAVKETGWLPQHVVAQDENKNILGVVPLYLKSHSYGEFVFDHSWADAYYRYGSQYYPKLQSCVPFTPVTGQRILVRNTWYRDQVFDMLVTALKDLTSKLQVSSLHVTFPSENEWHKLKNDGFLQRIGMQYHWKNRNYKNFDEFLMDMKQSKRKNIRQERKKISVQNLEIKRLRGDEIKAKHWDSFYKFYRSTTDNKWGRAFLTKDFFHNMGSKMGDHVLLIVAEDGNELVAGALNLIGGDTLFGRLWGCLPHAYFPNLHFEACYYQAIEAAIELKLSKVEAGAQGEHKIQRGYLPVTTYSCHYILNDGFRKAIEDFLLYETDQVKHVMNLIHDSGPFKEGID